Proteins from one Erythrolamprus reginae isolate rEryReg1 chromosome 6, rEryReg1.hap1, whole genome shotgun sequence genomic window:
- the CECR2 gene encoding chromatin remodeling regulator CECR2: MCPEEDGGCGDGAGGVATTAAAATVTSAANGAAEGSTSAAGSAAETSALSELRSWWEVPAIAHFCSLFRTAFRLPDFEIEELEAALYNDDVEFISDLIASLLQGCYQRSDITTQTFHGYLEDIINYRWELEEGKPNPLRECTFQELPLRTRVEILHRLCDYRLDADDVFDLLKGLDADSLRVEPLGEDSNGALYWYFYGTRMYKEEPVKPNGDLITDRECGIHKNIPDITEKVVKKRGRPPKRKKMVENILREKEEANTLVHESQSRNFSQGLGHGTWWLICQTEEEWRQVTESFRERTSLREKQLYKLLSEDFLPEICNMITQKEKRLQQTEFTPRWISDSQNIKLIHPEMTPVVFSRMEKQRRREEEEERQILLAVQKKEQEQMLKEERKREMEEKVKAVEERAKRRKLREERAWLLAQGKELPLELSHLDPGSPAREEKPKDFFELDDEFTAMYKVLDVIKAHKDSWPFLEPVDESYAPNYYQIIKAPMDISSIEKKLNGGQYYTKEEFVGDMKTMFRNCLKYNGENSDYTKMAYNLERCFHRAMLKHFPGEDGDTDDEFWIREDVKREKRCRRTIRSSTGNVCTRSRDSEGSGRKQPHVQNGGKLPPHKAKHRVPISSSLSASAEDSNSQSVQLSGKMASSNGRGFLHSHHYGEMPSCVSHSGHIRPPLPGTFDSLRGSDPAKPYGSPRVPEPHPGEPGQQHQHFAMQPSIGLNDHRGPQLPSPEKQGCAAPMHVSTVGPHSTSLQLGRVSGPPSDTNMYSSGQFQPGFISSRHNGPPMRQGETSELPPGHIYRSYKYPTVWNGNHDAANQIALGIDKKSPVGPCSPILPHALSHIMDPRTVRQPLPPNQWSEQSNFLPHGVPPSGYIRHPGKASSQRIQQQLPASLFGSISQIQRGAQGGDSMMDSPEMIAMQQLSSRVCPPGVPYHPHQPPSTHLSGPFSQLTHTATANIQLPKPVLRNGNSKDGNQSINSENNQELPAEVNQKTECLPEETYPKLLPHSKVPLQMNCSQQNLTQEGEGNNSDTKNSSKATQNKGTWPAENNYTSSVSQRCLGDVVTIIERGPMPENDAIGEGSSGGTEGKGVPVNIIEKPGCTGTGNLLEATVPCMGPSTSTPASVDGSPIGSTPSQFAPLYMPNMEYPNSATQYHISPGFQGFSAIMGAKPLSISHSRFPARGFHASNSSHGTYPRYRSHQGVPYPYHPQPPPYHHYQQPPYYTCPQGYSDWQKPFPHPSSPTGHSPTQSPMARPPFLDRGTVGSGMQNCEVLSATLASPNQTDIAGTKEDSANGPELSLESEKAEEPQERPESPKEFLDLDNHNATTKRQRSVAAGEYLYGTSLPSVSSPAFGFGPFPPHGIMLQTASPYAPRHPATHFQARGYGSTVNAHLSHHQATNQSNGLAHEGPLYRCQDENVGHFQALMMEQAGCGTNLGGQRTDMYRTPGMHIHQPQTPFPKVPTSTSTLEELQPRKPPALPLDQS, encoded by the exons aaCCCAGACATTTCATGGCTATCTTGAAGATATAATCAATTATCGCTGGGAATTGGAAGAAGGAAAACCCAACCCCTTGCGAGAATGTACTTTTCAGGAACTTCCCTTACGTACCCGTGTGGAGATACTACATCGTCTTTGTGATTACCGACTTGATGCTGATGATGTTTTTGACCTGCTTAAG GGCTTGGATGCAGACAGCCTCCGAGTGGAACCATTGGGTGAGGATAGTAATGGTGCCCTCTACTGGTATTTTTATGGCACACGGATGTACAAAGAGGAACCTGTGAAGCCAAATGGAGACTTAATAACTGACAG GGAATGCGGGATACACAAAAATATTCCAGacattactgaaaaagtagtaaaaAAACGGGGACGACCTCCAAAACGGAAAAAAATGGTGGAGAACATCTTAAG agagaaagaagaagccaATACACTTGTTCATGAATCACAGTCCAGAAATT TTTCTCAAGGATTGGGCCATGGAACATGGTGGTTAATATGCCAGACAGAAGAAGAATGGAGGCAGGTTACAGAAAGCTTCCGAGAGAGAACATCTTTAAGAGAAAAGCAGCTTTATAAACTCCTGAGTGAAGATTTCCTACCAGAGATTTGCAATATGATTACGCAAAAg GAGAAGCGTCTGCAGCAGACAGAATTTACTCCCAGGTGGATATCTGATAGTCAAAACATCAAGTTAATACATCCAGAG ATGACCCCAGTCGTGTTTAGTAGAATGGAGAAGCAGAGACgtcgagaagaagaagaagaacgtcAGATCCTTTTGGCAGTTCAGAAAAAGGAACAGGAACAAATGctgaaagaggagaggaaacgaGAAATGGAGGAAAAAGTCAAAGCTGTTGAAG AACGAGCCAAGAGAAGGAAACTTCGAGAAGAGAGGGCATGGCTGCTAGCCCAGGGAAAGGAGCTTCCCCTTGAGCTTTCCCATTTAGATCCCGGTTCACCAGCTAGGGAGGAGAAACCTAAGGACTT TTTTGAATTGGATGATGAATTTACTGCCATGTACAAAG TGTTAGATGTTATAAAAGCTCACAAGGACTCCTGGCCATTCCTAGAGCCGGTTGATGAATCATATGCTCCAAATTACTACCAGATCATTAAG GCTCCAATGGATATTTCCAGTATAGAGAAAAAGCTAAATGGAGGCCAATACTACACCAAGGAGGAATTTGTGGGTGATATGAAAACTATGTTCAGGAACTGCCTTAAATACAATGGTGAAAATAGTG ATTATACTAAAATGGCTTATAACTTAGAGAGGTGCTTTCATCGGGCAATGTTGAAGCACTTTCCTGGAGAAGACGGAGACACAGACGATGAGTTTTGGATCAGAGAGGATGTGAAGCGTGAGAAAAGATGCCGTCGGACCATCCGTTCCAGTACAGGAAATGTTTGCACTCGATCCAGAGATTCCGAAGGATCGGGCAGGAAACAACCACATGTTCAAAATGGAGGAAAACTTCCACCTCATAAAGCAAAACATCGTGTTCCCATTTCTTCCTCATTATCCGCCTCAGCAGAAGATTCAAATAGCCAGTCAGTTCAATTGTCTGGAAAGATGGCATCTTCTAATGGCCGAGGCTTTCTGCATTCACATCACTATGGTGAAATGCCCAGTTGTGTATCCCATTCTGGGCACATA AGACCACCTCTTCCAGGAACATTTGATTCTCTGCGTGGATCTGATCCAGCAAAACCATATGGATCACCACGAGTACCAGAACCACATCCTGGTGAGCCAGGTCAGCAGCACCAGCACTTTGCCATGCAG ccttcaATTGGTCTGAATGATCATAGAGGACCTCAGCTTCCATCTCCAGAGAAGCAAGGATGTGCTGCACCAATGCATGTTTCCACAGTAGGACCACATTCTACATCTTTGCAACTTGGTCGAGTGAGTGGCCCACCCTCAGATACCAATATGTATTCTTCTGGGCAATTCCAGCCTGGATTTATTTCTTCAAGACACAATGGACCTCCTATGAGACAAGGAGAGACCTCAGAACTCCCCCCTGGCCATATATACAGATCCTATAAATATCCTACTGTATGGAATGGAAACCATGATGCAGCAAATCAGATAGCCCTGGGAATAGACAAGAAATCTCCTGTGGGCCCTTGCTCTCCTATATTGCCCCATGCTTTGAGTCACATAATGGATCCTCGGACTGTGAGACAACCTTTGCCCCCAAATCAATGGTCTGAGCAGTCTAATTTCCTACCTCATGGAGTTCCACCCTCAGGATATATCCGTCATCCAGGAAAAGCTTCCAGTCAACGAATACAGCAGCAGCTTCCTGCCTCATTATTTGGGTCTATCTCTCAGATTCAGAGAGGAGCCCAGGGTGGGGATTCCATGATGGACAGTCCAGAGATGATTGCTATGCAGCAGCTGTCCTCCCGGGTATGCCCACCCGGTGTGCCTTATCACCCACATCAGCCTCCTTCCACACATTTATCTGGACCATTCTCACAATTAACTCATACAGCAACTGCTAATATTCAACTTCCAAAACCAGTATTAAGGAATGGGAATTCTAAAGATGGCAACCAGTCAATTAATTCAGAGAACAATCAAG AGCTTCCAGCAGAAGTGAATCAGAAAACGGAGTGTCTTCCAGAAGAGACATACCCCAAGCTGCTACCTCATTCTAAAGTCCCATTGCAAATGAACTGTTCCCAGCAGAATCTAAcacaggaaggagagggaaataaTTCTGACACTAAGAACAGCTCAAAAGCCACACAAAACAAGGGCACCTGGccagcagagaataactatacaaGTTCTGTATCTCAGAGGTGTCTAGGTGATGTTGTAACCATTATAGAGAGAGGACCAATGCCTGAAAATGATGCTATAGGTGAAGGATCGTCTGGTGGTACTGAAGGGAAAGGTGTACCTGTTAATATAATAGAAAAGCCTGGTTGCACTGGAACTGGAAATCTGCTAGAAGCTACTGTACCTTGCATGGGACCGAGCACAAGTACCCCTGCTAGTGTGGATGGAAGTCCAATAGGGAGCACTCCTAGCCAATTTGCCCCTCTGTATATGCCCAACATGGAatatccaaattcagccacacaATACCACATCAGTCCAGGATTTCAGGGTTTTAGTGCTATAATGGGAGCAAAACCCCTTTCAATATCTCATTCCCGTTTTCCTGCTCGGGGCTTTCACGCTAGCAACAGTTCCCACGGCACTTACCCTCGCTATCGTTCTCACCAGGGAGTGCCATACCCTTACCATCCTCAGCCACCTCCTTATCATCACTACCAGCAACCTCCTTACTATACTTGTCCACAAGGTTATTCAGACTGGCAGAAGCCTTTCCCTCACCCATCAAGCCCCACTGGGCATTCACCTACCCAGTCTCCTATGGCCAGACCACCTTTCTTAGACAGAGGGACAGTGGGCAGTGGCATGCAGAACTGTGAAGTGCTTAGTGCCACTTTGGCTTCCCCAAATCAAACAGACATAGCAGGCACCAAAGAGGATTCAGCCAACGGACCAGAACTGTCCCTGGAATCTGAGAAAGCAGAGGAGCCCCAAGAAAGGCCTGAGAGTCCCAAAGAATTCCTTGATCTGGACAACCATAACGCCACAACCAAGAGGCAAAGATCAGTTGCCGCAGGAGAGTATTTGTATGGCACTTCCTTGCCGTCTGTGAGTTCTCCTGCGTTTGGATTTGGCCCTTTCCCACCCCATGGCATCATGCTGCAGACAGCCTCACCGTATGCACCACGCCATCCAGCCACACACTTCCAGGCCAGAGGTTATGGGTCGACAGTGAATGCTCACTTGTCACATCATCAAGCTACAAATCAGTCCAATGGTCTTGCTCATGAAGGACCTCTGTATCGTTGCCAAGATGAGAATGTGGGACACTTTCAGGCCTTAATGATGGAACAAGCAGGATGTGGAACGAACCTGGGAGGGCAACGTACAGATATGTACAGAACACCAGG AATGCACATACATCAGCCACAAACTCCATTCCCAAAGGTGCCTACATCAACTTCAACACTGGAAGAGCTGCAACCACGAAAACCACCAGCATTGCCTCTAGATCAA aGCTAA